GTGAGTACGAGTATATTATCAACATTGAACGAAACAAGATTAAAGTATCGCCATCGGTTGACAACAAAAGACTTTGAACAGTCCCCTCGCGCTTATTATatatgatcaaacgaacttcgtaagtgaagttcgatcaaTATTATATAAGTCGCTTCATTCGTAGATATAAGTTAACCAGGTAGTCCTTTTAGCCTACAAGGCAGCTCCGCACGATTTTAAAGATTAAAAAGTATCGATTTTGACTCGATACCAAAAAATCGATTACGATAGTTTTACTTCACTTGCCACCCCATCCTAGATTACTCATTCTTTAGAGTTAAAGAGATGATGCAAAACTTTCGAAAGGGATGATGGGAGGGTGGGAACTTATATCTACGAATGAAGCGACTTATATAATAttgatcgaacttcacttacgaagttcgtttgatcatatattatattacttcgcTTCATTCTACGATATAAGTTAACCAGGTAGATGTTTAGAGCAAAGTTTTGCTTTCATAAAGAAATTAACGCCGATAGATAacttaaatatatgtttattctTCGATATTTATAACTATTCAGAAAACATTTACCAATCAATCAGTCTTGTTTTTACATAGTACAAATAATTTTAGTTCCAGTTGATTATTTCATAAAGGTAAGTACATAACAAAAAACTTGGGCTTCTTGCCctaacaataataattcattacTGATTACACACTGATCTGGCAAAATCACTTTCATCGATAACTCgacggtgataaaattttgcgAATATTTCGGAATCTTTTGTCCAGCCTGCGGTTTTCCTAATAATATCGACGCTGAGACCACTGGCTGCCGCAGCAGACGTGGACGCGTGACGTGTGCTGTGAGCGCTGAAGGTGTTCACATCTACCCCACTTTCTGCAAGTACCTGTTTTATCCACCTGCTTATTGACTGTGCTGACGCGCTCTTAAAAGGGCGCTTCACAGTTAATAAGAGGTTCGGAACACTTTCTGGGCGTTTATCGCTCGTTATGGAGAGGTAGTCCCGTAAAGTGGTAGCAGGGCATATATTTGGTCTGTCCGTGAAGAAGGGAAGAAACAACCGTGGCTGTTCTCTATTTGCCGCTGACGTTTTTATGATGTCAGTTATAAATATTCTGACACCACTTGAGGAAATTACAATGTTGTCAACTTTTATTAATGAAAAAGTTTGTACTCTGTGCGCAGTACACAACGCTAACAATATTACTAATTTTTTAGTTATCCTTTCTAATGTAAGTTCCTCATTTGGATACCATTCTGCAATACAATTGAGCACAACTTGTGGATCCCACGTGAAGCTATATTTTGGCAAATTAGGTCGCTTTCTGTATGCACCTTTCAATAACCGCTTCACTGATTCATTGGAACCGATATTGTCTCCAAGAAATAGTGAAAGGGCTGATCGGTGACTATTTAAGGAGCCATAAGATGCTCCTTTATTGTACTGTTCCGTAAGAAAAGACAAAACTATTGCTACGGACCCTTCAAATACATTATGCTTAT
The genomic region above belongs to Pectinophora gossypiella chromosome 4, ilPecGoss1.1, whole genome shotgun sequence and contains:
- the LOC126366441 gene encoding uncharacterized protein LOC126366441; protein product: MLASLSDNTIMQYNVTLKLWWTYCHENKHNVFEGSVAIVLSFLTEQYNKGASYGSLNSHRSALSLFLGDNIGSNESVKRLLKGAYRKRPNLPKYSFTWDPQVVLNCIAEWYPNEELTLERITKKLVILLALCTAHRVQTFSLIKVDNIVISSSGVRIFITDIIKTSAANREQPRLFLPFFTDRPNICPATTLRDYLSITSDKRPESVPNLLLTVKRPFKSASAQSISRWIKQVLAESGVDVNTFSAHSTRHASTSAAAASGLSVDIIRKTAGWTKDSEIFAKFYHRRVIDESDFARSVCNQ